One region of Quercus lobata isolate SW786 chromosome 2, ValleyOak3.0 Primary Assembly, whole genome shotgun sequence genomic DNA includes:
- the LOC115968442 gene encoding uncharacterized protein LOC115968442: MNIKQWEDETLRSYFTRFNKKALSIDEADNKILVAAFTNGLRKDKFLFSLYKNDPKTMSDVLYRATKYMNAEDALLAREKKPKKKERQEDVRQDKGREMARTREWREDRRSKHPTGKFTSFTPLTAPINQVLMQIKNEEVLTFPRKLKGDPNKKSKDKYYCFHRDHGHDTTNCYKLKQQIKALIRQGMLQRFVDKEKAYPPQE; this comes from the coding sequence ATGAACATTAAGCAGTGGGAGGACGAGACGCTGAGGTCCTATTTCACTCGCTTTAACAAAAAGGCTCTCTCAATTGACGAAGCAGACAACAAGATACTCGTGGCTGCCTTCACAAATGGACTACGGAAGGATAAGTTCCTATTTTCCCTATACAAGAATGACCCAAAAACTATGTCAGATGTGCTGTACAGGGCaaccaagtacatgaacgcAGAAGATGCGTTGCTAGCCCGAGAAAAGAAGcctaagaaaaaggaaagacaGGAAGACGTACGGCAGGATAAGGGACGGGAGATGGCTAGGACTAGAGAATGGCGGGAAGACAGGCGCTCCAAGCATCCCACAGGGAAATTCACGAGTTTCACCCCGCTGACTGCCCCGATCAACCAAGTCTTGATGCAAATAAAAAACGAAGAAGTTTTGACATTTCCCCGCAAgctgaagggagatcccaataagAAGTCTAAAGACAAGTACTACTGCTTCCACCGTGACCATGGTCATGACACAACCAACTGCTACAAGTTAAAGCAACAAATTAAAGCTCTTATCAGGCAAGGAATGCTACAAAGGTTCGTTGACAAGGAAAAAGCGTATCCACCTCAAGAGTAG